One Alphaproteobacteria bacterium LSUCC0396 genomic region harbors:
- the aroC gene encoding chorismate synthase, giving the protein MSDNSFGTLFNVTSFGESHGVGIGCIVDGVPPNLPLSEAVIQPYLDRRRPGTSKFVTQRQEDDQVEILSGVFDGKTTGTPIALLIRNKDQRSKDYGEIANQFRPGHADYTYQMKYGNRDYRGGGRSSARETAVRVAAGAIADQFLKAVLGDVYQVRGMVTQIGPHAIDRSKIDWDERQNNPFFCADAATATKWEAYLDGVRKSGSSAGAILEIVADGVPVGLGQPIYGKLDGELAAAMMSINAAKGVEIGGGFALSAIDGSVASDEMRASDNLASPSFLSNQAGGVLGGISTGQQIVVRVAIKPTSSILTPRRSIDRDNQNVDVVTKGRHDPCVGIRGVPVAEAMMSLVLADLLMRHRAQCGFNL; this is encoded by the coding sequence ATGTCAGATAACAGTTTCGGCACGCTATTTAATGTAACCAGCTTTGGCGAAAGCCATGGTGTGGGTATTGGCTGTATTGTTGATGGCGTGCCGCCAAACCTGCCGCTAAGCGAGGCGGTGATCCAGCCCTATCTTGACCGCCGGCGCCCCGGCACCTCTAAGTTTGTTACCCAGCGGCAAGAAGATGATCAGGTCGAGATTCTATCAGGGGTTTTTGACGGCAAAACTACCGGCACCCCGATCGCTCTTTTGATCCGCAACAAGGATCAACGCTCGAAAGATTATGGCGAGATCGCTAACCAGTTTCGTCCCGGGCACGCTGATTACACCTATCAAATGAAATATGGCAATCGCGATTATCGCGGTGGTGGCCGTTCATCTGCGCGTGAAACCGCTGTCAGAGTTGCGGCTGGTGCCATTGCCGATCAGTTCCTAAAGGCCGTCCTTGGTGATGTTTACCAGGTTCGCGGCATGGTAACCCAGATTGGCCCGCACGCCATTGACCGCAGCAAGATCGATTGGGACGAGCGGCAGAATAACCCGTTTTTCTGTGCCGATGCGGCGACCGCCACTAAATGGGAGGCCTATCTAGACGGCGTACGCAAATCCGGATCTTCAGCAGGTGCGATTCTTGAGATTGTTGCAGATGGTGTTCCGGTCGGCCTTGGTCAGCCAATCTATGGCAAGCTGGACGGCGAATTGGCCGCAGCGATGATGAGCATTAATGCAGCCAAAGGTGTTGAAATCGGCGGCGGCTTTGCGCTTTCAGCCATTGATGGCAGCGTTGCTAGTGATGAAATGCGGGCTAGTGACAATCTCGCTTCGCCAAGCTTCCTAAGCAATCAGGCTGGCGGTGTTCTTGGCGGCATTTCCACCGGCCAGCAAATTGTGGTGCGGGTCGCAATCAAGCCAACATCGTCAATCCTGACGCCGCGGCGTTCGATTGATCGTGACAACCAGAATGTCGATGTTGTGACAAAAGGGCGGCATGACCCTTGTGTTGGTATTCGCGGCGTACCGGTTGCCGAAGCGATGATGTCATTGGTGCTGGCTGATCTGTTGATGCGGCACAGAGCACAATGCGGGTTTAATCTCTGA
- the pdxH gene encoding pyridoxamine 5'-phosphate oxidase yields MEIIVGTDPFALFQDWYDEAVKTEINDPDAIALASVDAGGMPSVRMVLLRRWSPDGFLFFTNYESRKADELLATGKAAFCLHWKSQRRQIRVVGDVGKATAAQSDEYFNSRGRGSQIGAWASAQSRPLASRSALAAEVNRYEAQFTAAVDRPPHWGGFCLKPQEIEFWHDGEHRLHDRFRFLLQSDGSWDIKRLNP; encoded by the coding sequence ATGGAAATTATCGTCGGAACCGACCCTTTCGCCCTGTTCCAAGACTGGTATGACGAAGCTGTCAAAACCGAGATCAATGATCCGGACGCGATCGCGCTAGCCTCGGTTGATGCTGGCGGCATGCCGTCGGTGCGGATGGTTCTGTTGCGGCGTTGGTCGCCTGACGGGTTTCTGTTTTTCACCAATTATGAAAGCCGCAAGGCGGATGAATTGCTTGCCACCGGCAAGGCGGCCTTTTGCCTCCATTGGAAAAGCCAGCGGCGTCAGATAAGGGTTGTCGGCGATGTTGGCAAGGCGACCGCCGCGCAATCGGATGAATATTTCAATAGTCGTGGACGCGGCAGCCAGATTGGCGCTTGGGCGTCGGCGCAGTCCCGCCCGCTGGCAAGCCGCAGCGCGCTTGCGGCCGAGGTCAATCGCTATGAAGCACAATTTACCGCCGCGGTTGACCGCCCACCACATTGGGGCGGCTTTTGCCTAAAACCGCAGGAAATTGAATTCTGGCATGATGGCGAACACCGGCTGCATGACCGTTTCCGGTTTCTTCTGCAAAGCGATGGCAGCTGGGATATCAAGCGCTTAAACCCGTAA
- a CDS encoding exodeoxyribonuclease VII small subunit: MNETPAKPPALEKLSFEDALRELEGIVASLERGEVSLEDAIAAFERGTELKSHCQARLEEARMKVEKIKVPATGGAPDSASDFDPGEA; encoded by the coding sequence ATGAATGAAACGCCAGCAAAACCACCTGCTCTGGAAAAGCTGAGCTTTGAAGATGCGCTTCGTGAACTCGAGGGCATCGTCGCGTCGCTTGAACGCGGCGAGGTCTCACTCGAAGATGCGATTGCCGCTTTTGAGAGAGGCACTGAGTTAAAGTCGCATTGTCAGGCGCGCCTCGAAGAAGCCCGCATGAAAGTTGAAAAAATTAAAGTGCCAGCGACTGGCGGCGCACCTGATAGCGCCAGTGATTTTGATCCGGGCGAGGCCTGA
- a CDS encoding RNA-binding S4 domain-containing protein, with translation MNAAAPEAVLRLDKWLWYARFFKTRSAASKAISGGRFRLDGQVMAKPHRQAICGQVLTFVQGTRVRVIKIVALGSRRGPAPEAALLYEDLAPAPAVPEKLAPKPLEFEARGKGSGRPTKRQRRETDRLKTGLESDES, from the coding sequence ATGAACGCTGCGGCGCCGGAAGCGGTCTTGCGGCTTGATAAATGGCTTTGGTATGCGCGGTTTTTTAAGACCCGTAGTGCCGCCAGCAAAGCCATTTCCGGTGGGCGGTTTCGGCTGGATGGGCAGGTTATGGCAAAGCCGCACCGACAAGCGATTTGTGGGCAGGTATTGACCTTTGTGCAAGGAACAAGGGTTCGGGTTATAAAAATTGTCGCGCTTGGCAGTCGTCGGGGGCCGGCACCTGAGGCGGCGTTGCTTTATGAAGATTTGGCACCGGCACCGGCAGTGCCAGAAAAATTGGCCCCTAAACCGCTGGAATTTGAGGCGCGCGGTAAAGGCAGTGGACGACCAACGAAACGCCAGCGTCGGGAAACTGACCGGCTGAAAACAGGATTAGAAAGTGATGAGAGTTAA
- a CDS encoding helix-turn-helix domain-containing protein: protein MAVSRDDEVERNFRITNNNAIDMHVGKRVRLRRTLLGMSQEQLGAELNTTLQQVQKYERGANRISASRLWDISQILDVPISYFFDDMSENTMRSSPRWVSRGDVMDAMTSQPLKDPMARRETLELVRAYYTIEKPAVRKRIAEMVKSIATTLADE from the coding sequence ATGGCCGTCTCAAGGGATGATGAAGTCGAGCGCAACTTTCGTATCACCAATAATAATGCAATTGATATGCATGTTGGCAAACGCGTGCGGCTCCGGCGGACACTGCTTGGAATGAGTCAGGAACAGCTTGGTGCCGAATTAAATACTACCCTTCAGCAAGTGCAAAAATATGAACGCGGTGCTAATCGGATCAGTGCGTCACGCCTGTGGGATATTAGTCAGATTCTTGATGTGCCAATAAGCTATTTTTTTGATGATATGTCAGAAAACACGATGCGCAGCTCGCCGCGCTGGGTCAGCCGCGGTGATGTTATGGATGCGATGACCAGCCAGCCACTCAAAGACCCAATGGCACGACGTGAAACGCTGGAATTGGTACGCGCCTATTACACGATTGAAAAGCCAGCCGTACGCAAACGCATCGCTGAAATGGTGAAATCAATTGCCACAACGCTAGCTGACGAATAG
- a CDS encoding CarD family transcriptional regulator, giving the protein MARKSESSFEEGDFVVYPTHGVGRILGTENREVAGIKLEMLVVRFEHDRMTLRVPMEKARSLGLRTLSSKKQMEQAITTLQGKAKVRRTMWSRRAQEYETKIKSGDPVSIAEVVRDLHRRGNQSEQSYSERQMYQAALERLAREFAAIEKIDQDAAALRLEDLMDAA; this is encoded by the coding sequence ATGGCACGGAAAAGTGAGAGTTCGTTTGAAGAGGGCGATTTTGTTGTTTATCCAACACATGGTGTTGGCCGTATATTAGGCACAGAAAACCGCGAAGTTGCAGGAATTAAGCTCGAAATGCTCGTCGTGCGGTTTGAGCATGACCGGATGACATTACGGGTGCCGATGGAAAAAGCGCGCAGCTTGGGCTTGCGAACCCTTAGTTCAAAAAAACAGATGGAACAGGCCATTACAACATTGCAAGGCAAGGCCAAAGTGCGTCGCACCATGTGGTCACGCCGTGCACAGGAATATGAAACAAAGATCAAATCAGGTGATCCGGTTTCAATCGCCGAAGTCGTCCGTGACCTTCACCGCCGCGGTAACCAGTCAGAGCAATCTTATTCTGAGCGCCAGATGTATCAGGCTGCGCTTGAGCGTTTGGCTCGTGAGTTCGCCGCGATTGAAAAGATTGATCAGGATGCTGCTGCGCTTCGTCTTGAAGATCTTATGGACGCTGCCTAG
- the pip gene encoding prolyl aminopeptidase: protein MVNAFIQERELFPPSMPFRSGFLQRDNHEIYYEQCGSRDGQPLLFLHGGPGAGTAPAHRRLFDPSRFHVVLFDQRGCGQSRPHASLEDNRTDALIGDIEALRQSLGIDKFILFGGSWGSTLALAYAIAYPENVAGLILRGIFLGTRAEVDWFLNDMGRFFPEAYDRFIGHLDAGERGDVLTSYYRRLVDPDPAIHQKAAEFWASYETSCSTLRAGNRHMGGAGALTMARIEAYYFLNDCFMPANHIIENVGRIRHLPATIVQGRHDVICPPITATRLAAKWGRNAKLQIIDAAGHSTFESGIAHALMAALDEI, encoded by the coding sequence ATGGTAAATGCGTTTATTCAAGAGCGTGAATTATTTCCCCCGTCGATGCCATTCCGTAGCGGCTTTCTTCAGCGTGACAATCACGAAATTTATTATGAACAATGTGGCAGCCGCGACGGCCAGCCCTTGCTGTTTTTGCATGGTGGTCCGGGTGCGGGGACAGCACCGGCGCACCGGCGCTTGTTTGACCCAAGCAGATTTCATGTGGTGTTGTTTGATCAAAGGGGCTGTGGGCAATCACGCCCTCATGCCAGCCTCGAGGATAATCGGACTGATGCTCTGATCGGTGATATTGAGGCGCTGCGCCAGTCGCTGGGGATCGACAAATTTATTTTATTTGGGGGCTCATGGGGCAGCACGCTGGCGCTGGCTTATGCGATTGCTTATCCCGAAAATGTGGCAGGGCTCATTTTGCGCGGTATTTTCCTTGGTACGCGCGCCGAAGTTGACTGGTTCCTGAATGATATGGGGCGGTTTTTCCCCGAAGCTTATGACAGGTTCATCGGCCATCTCGATGCGGGCGAACGCGGTGATGTGCTCACCAGCTATTATCGGCGGCTTGTCGACCCCGATCCAGCAATTCACCAAAAAGCTGCAGAGTTCTGGGCCTCTTATGAGACATCCTGTTCGACCTTGCGTGCGGGCAACCGGCATATGGGGGGGGCTGGCGCGCTGACAATGGCGCGGATTGAGGCATATTATTTTTTGAATGACTGTTTTATGCCCGCCAATCATATCATCGAGAATGTTGGGCGTATCCGCCATTTGCCAGCGACGATTGTTCAAGGTAGGCATGATGTTATCTGCCCGCCAATTACCGCCACGCGCCTCGCGGCAAAATGGGGCCGTAATGCCAAACTGCAAATCATTGATGCGGCTGGGCATTCGACGTTCGAGAGTGGGATTGCCCACGCCTTGATGGCGGCGTTGGACGAAATCTGA
- a CDS encoding polyprenyl synthetase family protein, with protein sequence MVEFQQQLQRDAVACEALLKQMIAKMAGPAGRLNAAMNYAVLNGGKRLRAAMVLGAARMARDADNAFNADDARNADHAVGVDRMNGALRTAAAIECLHAYSLVHDDLPAMDDADMRRGQPSCHQKFDEATAILAGDALQTMAFEILADDTTHADPAIRVRLITELAQSSGLAGMAGGQMLDLEAETRPFNLAQTVEMQMMKTGALISCAVTSGGIVGGADSALLAAQAAYAKNLGLAFQIADDLLDHEGDAELLGKPAGQDEARGKAGFVALMGAKAAATEAKRLIDQANQALVPWQGAGDYMRNLALFAITRKT encoded by the coding sequence ATGGTTGAATTTCAACAACAATTACAGCGTGATGCTGTGGCCTGTGAGGCACTGTTGAAGCAAATGATCGCAAAGATGGCTGGGCCGGCAGGTCGGCTGAATGCGGCGATGAATTATGCAGTGTTGAATGGCGGCAAGAGACTGCGTGCGGCGATGGTTCTTGGCGCGGCCCGAATGGCCCGTGATGCGGATAATGCCTTTAACGCGGATGATGCCCGTAACGCAGATCACGCAGTTGGTGTGGATCGCATGAATGGCGCGCTTCGCACCGCAGCTGCGATTGAATGTTTGCATGCCTATTCGCTGGTCCATGATGATCTTCCGGCGATGGATGATGCTGATATGCGGCGTGGGCAACCAAGCTGTCATCAGAAATTTGATGAAGCCACCGCTATTCTGGCTGGTGATGCTTTGCAAACAATGGCGTTCGAGATCCTGGCCGATGATACAACGCACGCAGATCCGGCAATACGAGTGCGGCTGATCACCGAATTGGCACAGTCATCTGGGCTGGCCGGTATGGCGGGTGGACAGATGCTGGATTTAGAGGCCGAAACGCGGCCTTTTAACCTTGCGCAAACCGTTGAAATGCAAATGATGAAAACCGGCGCATTAATCTCATGTGCGGTGACATCTGGTGGCATTGTTGGTGGCGCGGATAGTGCGTTATTGGCCGCACAAGCTGCCTATGCAAAAAATCTTGGGCTGGCATTTCAGATTGCTGATGATTTGCTGGATCATGAAGGTGATGCTGAACTGCTTGGCAAGCCTGCTGGGCAGGATGAGGCGCGTGGTAAGGCGGGATTTGTGGCGTTGATGGGGGCAAAAGCCGCCGCAACTGAAGCCAAGCGTTTGATTGATCAAGCAAATCAAGCTCTTGTTCCATGGCAAGGCGCAGGTGACTATATGAGAAATCTTGCTTTATTCGCCATTACGCGCAAAACGTGA
- a CDS encoding TlyA family RNA methyltransferase, translated as MGKSRKPNKDIIQAEAGLASKLRADALLLARGLSRSRDRARDLIAEGAVLVDGQPVLKASKLLEIECNLEVTSTGNPWVSRAGIKLAGGLAAFPMIAVAGRYALDIGASTGGFTEVLLSHHVGHVVAIDVGSGQLAAGLAADARVTVLDGTNARYLRLDMLQQPPQLVVCDASFISLKKVLVAAMDMAAAGADLLALIKPQFEVGKGLVGKGGIVREPHLHDMVIADIEGWLVTEMGWHHIGTVPSPIDGPDGNREFLLAGKKPE; from the coding sequence GTGGGAAAATCACGAAAGCCAAATAAGGATATCATACAGGCTGAAGCTGGGCTGGCGTCAAAGCTGCGCGCTGATGCGTTGTTGTTGGCGCGCGGACTGTCCCGGTCGCGTGACCGTGCCCGCGACCTTATTGCCGAGGGTGCGGTTCTGGTCGATGGTCAGCCGGTTCTAAAAGCCTCAAAGCTGCTGGAAATAGAGTGCAATCTTGAGGTGACATCGACGGGTAATCCGTGGGTTAGCCGGGCGGGCATAAAGCTGGCGGGTGGGCTGGCGGCATTCCCGATGATTGCTGTAGCGGGCCGTTATGCGCTTGATATAGGTGCCAGCACTGGCGGCTTTACCGAGGTGTTGCTGTCGCATCATGTGGGTCATGTGGTGGCGATTGATGTTGGCAGTGGGCAATTGGCCGCCGGATTGGCCGCCGATGCCCGTGTGACTGTGCTGGATGGCACAAATGCGCGTTATCTTCGACTTGACATGCTGCAGCAGCCGCCACAGCTGGTTGTGTGTGACGCGTCATTTATTTCGTTGAAAAAGGTGCTTGTGGCAGCGATGGATATGGCCGCTGCCGGTGCTGATCTATTGGCGCTGATCAAACCGCAATTCGAAGTTGGTAAGGGCCTTGTCGGCAAGGGCGGGATTGTCCGCGAGCCGCATCTGCATGACATGGTTATTGCCGATATCGAAGGCTGGCTGGTCACTGAAATGGGGTGGCACCATATTGGCACTGTTCCATCCCCGATTGATGGGCCTGATGGTAATCGCGAATTTCTGCTGGCTGGCAAAAAGCCCGAATAG
- the fabI gene encoding enoyl-ACP reductase FabI, producing the protein MSNTASSSGVMAGKKGLIMGVANDRSIAWGIAAKLAEQGAELAFTFQGEALEKRVGPLAASVGSDIVMPCDVTDEASIDATFATLKEKWGTLDFVLHAIAYSDKEELKGGYVDTSRDNFARTMDISVYSFTAVARRAAAMMNDGGSMLTLTYYGAERVMPHYNVMGVAKAALEASIRYLAVDLGGRNIRVNGLSAGPMKTLAASGIGDFRYILKWNQYNSPLKRNVTLADVGGAGMYLLSDLASGVTGETHHVDCGYHVVGMKAVDAPDISVV; encoded by the coding sequence ATGTCAAACACAGCATCATCATCTGGCGTCATGGCGGGCAAAAAAGGCCTCATCATGGGCGTTGCCAATGACCGTTCAATTGCTTGGGGTATTGCGGCCAAGCTTGCCGAACAGGGAGCTGAGCTTGCTTTCACCTTTCAAGGTGAGGCATTAGAAAAGCGTGTTGGACCACTTGCTGCGTCAGTTGGCAGCGATATTGTCATGCCATGCGATGTAACCGATGAGGCCAGCATAGATGCGACTTTTGCGACCTTGAAGGAAAAATGGGGTACGCTGGATTTTGTGCTGCACGCAATTGCCTATTCGGACAAGGAAGAATTGAAAGGCGGCTATGTCGATACAAGCCGCGATAATTTTGCGCGCACGATGGATATTTCAGTCTATTCCTTTACCGCCGTTGCACGCCGCGCCGCTGCCATGATGAATGATGGTGGCTCGATGCTGACCCTTACCTATTACGGCGCCGAGCGCGTGATGCCGCATTACAACGTGATGGGCGTTGCCAAGGCCGCGTTGGAGGCGTCGATCCGCTATCTGGCGGTTGATCTTGGCGGGCGTAATATTCGGGTGAATGGCCTGTCTGCCGGCCCGATGAAAACGCTTGCTGCGTCAGGCATTGGCGATTTCCGCTATATCTTGAAATGGAACCAGTATAACTCACCGCTTAAGCGCAATGTCACGCTTGCGGATGTTGGTGGGGCGGGTATGTATCTTTTGTCCGACCTCGCATCAGGCGTCACCGGCGAAACCCATCACGTCGATTGCGGCTATCATGTTGTTGGCATGAAAGCTGTCGACGCCCCTGATATTTCAGTTGTCTAA
- the dxs gene encoding 1-deoxy-D-xylulose-5-phosphate synthase, which yields MRTPLLDHITKIDDVRRLSEAELPQLAHELRSATISAVSKTGGHLGAGLGVVELTVALHYVFSTPEDRLIWDVGHQAYPHKILTGRRDRINSLRQKGGLSGFTKRSESEFDPFGAGHSSTSISAGLGMAVASEMQGVARNVIAVIGDGAMSAGMAYEAMNNAGTMNNRLIVILNDNDMSISQPVGAMSSYLSRLITSQPYHSIRDLMREVASHFPAEIERTARRAKDAARDLMGGNSVFSQLGFTHIGPIDGHDMGHLLPVLKNLRDSASHGPVLVHVVTEKGHGHPFASPSAEKYHAVPKFDIITGTQQKSGGNLPSYTSVFAHSLITAAEADPKIVAITAAMPSGTGLDKVKARFPSRVFDVGIAEQHAVTFAAGLACEGMKPFCALYSTFLQRGYDQLVHDVAVQNLPVRFAIDRAGLVGADGATHAGVYDLAYLSCLPNMVIMCPSDEAELVHMVATAAAYDDGPSALRYPRGDGVGCAMPDVGKALEIGKGRILRTGSDLAILSLGTRAAAALDAADRLVAEGVRVTVADARFAKPLDTDLIDQLATQHKALIIVEEGSPGGFSAHVMSYLANEGHLDGGLKARALTLPDAFIDHDSQQGQLAMAGLDADGVYAAATKIMPRPTITTDGRTIKGTTA from the coding sequence ATGCGGACACCATTGCTTGATCACATAACCAAGATTGATGATGTTCGGCGTCTTAGCGAGGCTGAATTGCCGCAGCTTGCCCATGAACTGCGGTCGGCGACGATCTCGGCTGTATCAAAAACTGGTGGTCACCTTGGCGCAGGGCTTGGCGTTGTCGAGCTGACGGTGGCGTTGCATTATGTGTTTTCTACACCCGAAGACCGGTTGATCTGGGATGTTGGACATCAGGCCTATCCGCATAAAATCCTTACCGGTCGACGCGATCGCATCAATAGCCTGCGGCAAAAGGGCGGCCTGTCGGGTTTTACCAAGCGTAGCGAGTCTGAATTTGATCCCTTTGGTGCGGGGCATTCCTCGACATCAATTTCGGCTGGCCTCGGTATGGCGGTTGCCAGCGAAATGCAGGGGGTTGCGCGCAATGTGATTGCGGTGATCGGTGATGGTGCGATGAGCGCCGGCATGGCCTATGAGGCGATGAACAATGCCGGCACGATGAATAACCGGCTTATCGTCATCTTGAACGATAATGATATGTCAATTTCGCAGCCGGTTGGCGCGATGAGCAGCTATCTTTCCCGGCTGATTACATCACAGCCCTATCATTCAATCCGTGATTTAATGCGTGAAGTGGCAAGCCATTTTCCGGCCGAGATTGAACGCACCGCGCGGCGGGCCAAAGATGCAGCGCGTGATCTGATGGGCGGTAACTCGGTCTTTAGCCAGCTAGGTTTTACTCATATCGGGCCGATTGACGGGCATGATATGGGGCATTTGCTGCCGGTACTTAAAAATCTGCGTGACTCGGCCTCGCACGGGCCGGTACTGGTGCATGTGGTGACAGAAAAAGGCCATGGACACCCATTTGCCAGCCCGTCTGCGGAAAAATATCACGCGGTACCAAAATTTGACATTATCACCGGTACCCAGCAAAAATCAGGCGGCAATCTGCCAAGCTATACGTCGGTTTTCGCACATAGCCTTATCACCGCTGCCGAAGCTGATCCGAAGATTGTGGCGATTACTGCGGCAATGCCGTCCGGCACCGGTCTTGATAAGGTCAAAGCCCGTTTTCCAAGCCGTGTTTTCGACGTTGGTATCGCTGAACAGCACGCGGTTACGTTTGCGGCGGGGCTGGCGTGCGAGGGGATGAAACCATTTTGTGCGCTTTATTCGACCTTCCTGCAGCGCGGCTATGATCAGCTTGTGCATGATGTTGCGGTGCAGAATCTGCCAGTGCGGTTTGCCATTGATCGGGCTGGGCTGGTCGGGGCTGATGGGGCAACCCATGCTGGTGTTTATGATTTGGCCTATTTGTCTTGTCTGCCCAATATGGTCATTATGTGCCCGTCTGATGAGGCGGAATTGGTGCATATGGTTGCGACTGCGGCTGCCTATGATGACGGACCGTCGGCATTGCGTTACCCCCGCGGTGACGGCGTTGGATGCGCCATGCCAGACGTGGGTAAGGCGCTGGAAATCGGCAAGGGGCGGATTTTACGCACGGGCAGTGATCTGGCGATTTTGTCGCTGGGTACAAGGGCCGCGGCTGCGCTTGATGCGGCTGACCGGCTTGTCGCCGAGGGTGTCAGAGTCACCGTTGCGGATGCGCGGTTTGCCAAGCCGCTGGACACTGATCTGATTGATCAATTGGCGACGCAACATAAGGCGTTGATAATCGTCGAAGAGGGTAGTCCGGGTGGATTTTCTGCCCATGTGATGAGCTATCTTGCGAATGAGGGCCATCTTGATGGCGGGCTAAAGGCGCGCGCCCTGACCTTGCCGGATGCGTTTATCGACCATGACAGCCAGCAAGGTCAACTGGCCATGGCCGGTCTCGATGCTGATGGGGTCTATGCGGCGGCGACAAAAATAATGCCGCGGCCCACAATAACGACCGATGGCCGGACCATCAAAGGCACCACGGCATGA
- the fdxA gene encoding ferredoxin FdxA, with protein sequence MTYIVNDNCINCKYTDCVEVCPVDCFYEGENMLVIHPDECIDCGVCEPECPPEAILPDSEPEAEKWLELNREMSEIWPNIGQKIEAMPDAEKMQDETGKFDKYFSKAAGKGA encoded by the coding sequence ATGACCTACATCGTGAATGATAACTGCATTAATTGCAAATATACCGATTGCGTTGAGGTGTGCCCGGTAGATTGTTTTTATGAGGGCGAGAATATGCTCGTTATCCACCCTGATGAATGTATTGATTGCGGTGTCTGTGAACCTGAATGCCCGCCTGAGGCGATTTTGCCAGACTCTGAACCTGAAGCGGAAAAATGGCTAGAGCTTAACCGCGAAATGTCTGAAATCTGGCCGAATATTGGTCAAAAGATTGAGGCGATGCCTGATGCCGAAAAAATGCAGGACGAAACCGGAAAATTCGACAAATATTTCAGCAAAGCTGCGGGTAAGGGCGCTTAA
- a CDS encoding TerB family tellurite resistance protein: protein MLNRVSEWVKGFASDEAIVPCEDAEFAATITALLVEAGMADGTLDERERSRILHLMTEQLELDADIANSRLDEAVEAHESRIEIHSLIRQIRSDTEMEDRIIILEMIWMVVLADNQIDQHEQQLMRRLAGLLFIDDVASGLAAKRAQKRLGLAD from the coding sequence ATGCTAAATCGAGTTTCCGAATGGGTTAAAGGTTTTGCCAGTGATGAGGCTATTGTGCCTTGCGAGGACGCAGAATTTGCGGCCACCATTACTGCGCTTTTGGTCGAGGCAGGCATGGCAGATGGCACGCTTGACGAGCGTGAACGTAGCCGCATTCTGCATTTGATGACGGAACAGCTGGAGCTTGATGCGGATATTGCGAATTCCCGTTTAGATGAGGCAGTTGAGGCGCATGAATCGCGGATTGAGATACACAGTCTTATTCGCCAGATCCGTAGCGATACTGAAATGGAAGACCGGATTATTATTCTGGAAATGATCTGGATGGTGGTGCTTGCCGACAACCAGATTGACCAGCACGAACAGCAATTGATGCGGCGGCTTGCAGGTCTGCTCTTTATTGATGATGTTGCCTCAGGCTTGGCTGCAAAGCGGGCACAAAAACGTCTTGGTCTTGCTGATTAG